In one window of Helianthus annuus cultivar XRQ/B chromosome 17, HanXRQr2.0-SUNRISE, whole genome shotgun sequence DNA:
- the LOC110924462 gene encoding uncharacterized protein LOC110924462, with translation MKKAENSRCFRCGHLGHTAKHCKTKKFSKPEHDFLTNVTYQLNYLKKSVKNLVESIAYFWKQKENKLQKWLRMLMEYIWHVDSGCSRHMTGLKELLKNFRFIDGDFVSFAGDEKGGKIVGVGDVVSEALTLENVNYVPELCYNLMSVSQVCDKGISVLFNDMECLFLKPGYVVPAEMIMLTAPR, from the exons atgaagaaagcagaaAATTCAAGATGCTTTCgctgtggtcatttaggacatacagcgaaacattgtaaaaccaaaaaGTTTTCCAAACCAGAACATGATTTTCTTACAAACGTCACATATCAATTAAATTATCTtaagaaatctgttaaaaatctggtGGAATCAATTGCCtatttttggaaacaaaaagag AATAAACTCCAGAAATGGCTTCGAATGCTCATGGAATACATCTGGCACGTCGACAGCGGATGTTCAAGACACATGACTGGATTGAAGGAACTGCTGAAGAACTTTCGCTTCATTGATGGTGATTTCGTATCTTTCGCTGGAGACGAAAAGGGAGGAAAGATTGTTGGAGTAGGAGATGTGGTGTCCGAAGCCCTCACGCTGgaaaatgtcaactatgttccaGAGCTGTGCTACAATCTTATGAGTGTCTCTCAAGTCTGCGATAAAGGAATCTCGGTGCTTTTCAATGACATGGAATGCTTGTTCCTGAAGCCCGGCTATGTTGTTCCTGCAGAAATGATCATGCTCACTGCTCCAAGATAG
- the LOC118489038 gene encoding uncharacterized protein LOC118489038 yields the protein MGSLDQDQSRILFLSRITDPSFCFCCAAISVSHIQESPVTKERIAAFWKLDPAIRTFQGKTKDSQEISSGSYTMSSTGKSSKYASRFSVSDLNEYATSRSLKKELVASPSIPNPKSMSTRSKGAKKRKTAEPTEGLPLIQHQFEEYVSEKFAEIQMLLDQHLAEAKQKNLDFQHMFLAKDKKISSFEKDINLLQKELVLTQITAQQEKAKVMEGAKHSATVAMLKIKLQMAKEAEDPVLDRAEWDQEGWKQRLAELDEEEETEEVLALEAGSSGVMDPEVAAGGDGEKVKAVKV from the exons ATGGGATCCTTGGACCAGGACCAGAGTAGGATTCTTTTTCTGTCAAGGATAACTGATCCTTCTTTCTGtttttgttgtgcagctatctcagTCTCTCACATCCAAGAGTCTCCTGTTACAAAAGAAAGGATTGCTGCTTTTTGGAAGCTTGATCCTGCCATTAGAACATTTCAAGGCAAAACAAAGGATTCTCAAGAAATCTCCTCCGGTTCCtacacaatgtcaa GCACTGGAAAATCCTCAAAGTATGCTTCCAGGTTCAGTGTAAGTGATCTTAATGAATACGCCACCTCAAGGTCTCTCAAGAAGGAGCTGGTTGCAAGCCCAAGCATCCCGAATCCTAAGAGCATGAGCACAAGGAGCAAGGGTGCCAAAAAGAGAAAGACCGCTGAGCCCACTGAAGGCCTCCCTCTCATTCAACATCAGTTTGAGGAATACGTCTCCGAG aaatttgctgagatccaGATGCTCCTTGATCAACACCTAGCAGAAGCTAAGCAGAAAAACTTGGACTTCCAGCATATGTTCCTTGCTAAAGACAAGAAGATTTCTTCCTTTGAAAAGGATATCAACCTGCTGCAGAAGGAACTGGTCCTGACTCAGATCACAGCTCAGCAGGAGAAGGCAAAGGTCATGGAAGGGGCTAAGCACTCTGCTACGGTTGCCATGCTGAAGATCAAGCTGCAAATGGCTAAGGAGGCTGAGGATCCTGTCCTTGACAGAGCTGAATGGGACCAAGAGGGTTGGAAGCAAAGGCTAGCCGAGCTGGATGAAGAGGAGGAAACTGAGGAGGTCTTGGCACTCGAAGCCGGCAGCAGTGGGGTTATGGATCCTGAGGTGgcagctggtggtgatggtgagaAGGTTAAGGCAGTGAAGGTTTAG